A single uncultured Methanolobus sp. DNA region contains:
- a CDS encoding Lrp/AsnC ligand binding domain-containing protein: protein MVIGVTMVNVLPGSERSAFNELNRIEGIKDIYHVFGEYDFVVIIEVDDLGSLNSIVDLIRETESVTATQTIVGAELK, encoded by the coding sequence ATGGTTATAGGCGTAACAATGGTTAATGTGCTGCCTGGAAGTGAAAGGTCAGCTTTTAACGAACTCAACAGAATAGAAGGTATAAAGGATATCTATCACGTTTTTGGAGAATATGACTTTGTTGTGATCATCGAGGTTGATGACCTTGGAAGTCTTAACAGCATAGTTGACCTTATCCGTGAAACTGAATCAGTTACTGCAACCCAGACGATCGTGGGCGCAGAGCTGAAATAG
- a CDS encoding replication factor C large subunit: MTVQMEWAEKYRPVSLSDVVGHKKVIDDLRNWGEQWEYGIPEKRAAILHGQAGIGKTSSAHALARDMNWEVIELNASDQRTAGVIEKVAGSASTMRTLTGTSDKRLIILDEADNLHGNSDRGGARAIVDVIKKASQPIVLIANDIYGLSSTVRSLCLELKFGSVQSRSMIPALKKIAAQESIMCGVGVIEKIAESADGDFRSAVNDLQAIALGRTEINIEDISTSERDNKESIFKVVGRIFKGKDVSSALEATYNLDETPEDLIHWVDENLPYQYTGKGEEALTPDIVNAYSYLSRSDRFLGRVRRRQNYRMWRYAGMLMTGGTVVSKSRMRGGFVKYQPPSLWRKMGQMRSRRDMRNNIAVKIGSHCNESMRYSRLEVAGMYSRLIQDDEYAADVVAVLGLDMDEVLHMAGAKKVTKKLQAVYDDAQKKRQVFIPDDEPVFFIEKAAPKKDPSQLSFDRLPASNNAALDAAFGKDSSKNNDASAPAKKEVAAKPQKTLFDF; this comes from the coding sequence ATGACTGTGCAGATGGAATGGGCAGAGAAGTACAGGCCAGTCTCACTTAGCGATGTGGTTGGCCACAAGAAAGTGATAGATGATCTCAGGAACTGGGGCGAGCAATGGGAATATGGTATTCCTGAAAAAAGGGCAGCAATATTGCACGGTCAGGCAGGTATTGGTAAAACTTCATCTGCACATGCGCTTGCCAGAGATATGAACTGGGAGGTCATCGAACTTAATGCCAGTGACCAGAGGACTGCAGGTGTCATCGAAAAGGTTGCAGGTTCAGCCTCAACTATGAGAACACTCACCGGCACATCTGATAAGAGACTCATAATTCTTGATGAAGCTGATAATCTTCACGGTAACAGTGACCGCGGCGGTGCACGCGCAATAGTCGATGTTATCAAGAAAGCCAGTCAGCCTATTGTTCTTATTGCCAACGATATTTACGGACTTTCATCTACTGTACGTTCTTTGTGTCTTGAGCTCAAATTCGGTTCGGTACAGTCACGTTCTATGATCCCTGCACTAAAGAAAATTGCAGCACAGGAAAGTATCATGTGCGGTGTGGGTGTTATTGAGAAGATCGCAGAATCCGCAGACGGGGACTTCAGAAGTGCTGTAAATGATCTCCAGGCCATTGCACTGGGTCGTACTGAGATCAATATTGAGGATATTTCTACATCTGAACGCGATAACAAGGAATCCATATTCAAAGTGGTTGGAAGGATATTCAAGGGCAAGGATGTTTCATCAGCTCTTGAGGCTACCTATAATCTGGATGAAACTCCAGAGGACCTTATTCACTGGGTCGATGAGAATCTTCCATACCAGTATACCGGCAAAGGAGAGGAAGCTCTTACTCCTGATATTGTCAATGCTTATTCCTATCTTTCCCGATCGGACCGCTTCCTTGGACGTGTTCGCAGGCGGCAGAACTATCGCATGTGGCGTTATGCAGGCATGCTTATGACCGGCGGTACGGTGGTTTCTAAATCCCGAATGCGTGGAGGTTTTGTAAAATATCAGCCACCATCTCTGTGGCGTAAGATGGGACAGATGCGCTCCCGTCGGGATATGAGGAACAACATTGCAGTGAAGATTGGTTCACATTGTAACGAATCGATGCGTTATTCCCGTCTGGAAGTAGCAGGCATGTATTCACGCCTGATTCAGGATGATGAATATGCTGCTGATGTTGTAGCTGTTCTTGGGCTTGATATGGATGAGGTGCTTCACATGGCAGGGGCAAAGAAGGTCACCAAAAAGCTTCAGGCAGTCTATGATGATGCGCAGAAAAAGCGTCAGGTATTCATCCCGGATGACGAACCTGTATTCTTTATTGAAAAGGCAGCACCAAAGAAAGATCCTTCCCAGCTTAGTTTTGATCGTCTGCCAGCTTCAAATAATGCCGCCTTAGATGCTGCTTTTGGAAAAGACTCTTCTAAGAATAATGATGCATCAGCACCTGCTAAAAAGGAGGTTGCAGCAAAACCACAAAAGACCTTGTTTGACTTCTGA
- the mtxX gene encoding methanogenesis marker protein Mmp4/MtxX has protein sequence MGSKSTENLLGLIEKRALQNRARVAIGVRNPSPKMLKSARDAHVAGYAHVMLVGNKKEIEEIGTDLEIIGTNDPERTLGDLLKSRYVDAAVRGTAGASQTLSHLKKILNQDNLHRIALLQTNEGTPFFIAPVGIDEGNQLADKIEFIKLGVEYIRRFNIEPVVGILSGGRLGDLGRNSRVDQTLAEGDFIVNRIREQGIDAKHYTILIEDAIKEANFILAPDGISGNLIFRTLVFLGGGYGYGAPILMDDYVFVDTSRVGGHYTKAIMLASALVGKQETNTDSQ, from the coding sequence ATGGGATCGAAAAGTACAGAAAATCTCCTGGGCCTTATAGAGAAAAGGGCATTGCAGAACAGGGCAAGAGTTGCCATAGGGGTACGCAACCCAAGTCCCAAAATGCTGAAGAGTGCCAGGGACGCACACGTTGCAGGATATGCACATGTGATGCTGGTAGGAAACAAAAAAGAGATAGAAGAAATAGGTACAGACCTTGAGATAATTGGAACCAACGATCCCGAAAGAACTCTTGGAGACCTGCTCAAGTCCAGATATGTGGATGCTGCGGTCAGAGGAACAGCAGGAGCATCTCAAACACTATCACATCTCAAGAAGATACTGAATCAGGATAATCTTCACAGAATTGCGTTGTTACAGACAAACGAAGGAACACCGTTTTTCATAGCACCTGTGGGAATAGATGAAGGAAATCAACTGGCTGACAAAATAGAGTTCATCAAGCTTGGTGTTGAATACATCAGAAGATTCAATATTGAACCGGTTGTTGGAATACTGTCCGGAGGAAGACTTGGCGACCTTGGCCGCAACAGCCGCGTTGACCAGACACTTGCGGAAGGGGACTTCATTGTAAACAGGATAAGAGAACAGGGAATCGATGCCAAACATTACACCATCCTGATAGAAGATGCAATAAAAGAAGCGAATTTCATACTTGCCCCTGATGGCATTTCAGGAAACCTGATATTCAGAACCCTTGTATTCCTTGGCGGAGGATACGGATATGGGGCACCGATACTGATGGATGATTACGTGTTTGTTGACACATCCAGAGTCGGTGGTCACTATACAAAGGCAATAATGCTTGCAAGTGCACTGGTTGGCAAGCAAGAGACAAATACAGACAGCCAGTGA
- a CDS encoding thymidylate synthase, whose product MSDMEAVLIKGKTIASAWSQLIHEIYEKGEEHKPDYKTMTKRVHATIYIEDVNNNQVSPAVPFGENLIAKYKEELTEEYADWYNSLEDDDKRKFDYCYAKQLFRYGQAAYDSVNANVKNLRPGSRRHVGVLWENEVHIPKFEDQPCWIAYKLEQLNDTQVRIYLLYRSWDAFGGFPANIPAIVEGFKKVFRENELNLEIESLIATGWDTHIYDADLQAVEKIFKTSALCPLCKCITPKHSFIQTTKGKACPECKKSM is encoded by the coding sequence ATGAGCGATATGGAAGCTGTACTGATAAAAGGAAAAACAATCGCTTCTGCCTGGTCTCAACTAATACATGAGATCTATGAGAAAGGAGAGGAGCATAAGCCGGACTACAAGACAATGACAAAGAGAGTTCATGCCACCATATATATTGAGGACGTGAACAACAATCAGGTTAGTCCTGCTGTACCCTTTGGAGAGAATCTGATAGCCAAATATAAGGAAGAACTTACAGAAGAATATGCAGACTGGTATAATTCCCTGGAAGATGACGACAAGAGAAAATTCGATTACTGTTATGCCAAGCAGTTGTTCAGATACGGACAGGCCGCATATGACAGTGTGAATGCAAATGTGAAGAACCTGCGTCCAGGATCAAGAAGACATGTGGGCGTACTCTGGGAAAATGAAGTACACATTCCCAAGTTTGAGGATCAGCCCTGCTGGATCGCCTACAAGCTGGAACAACTGAATGATACCCAGGTAAGGATCTACCTGCTTTACAGGTCATGGGACGCTTTTGGCGGATTCCCTGCAAATATCCCTGCTATTGTGGAAGGATTCAAAAAGGTATTCAGAGAAAATGAACTGAACCTGGAGATAGAATCACTTATTGCAACGGGATGGGACACACATATCTATGATGCGGACCTGCAGGCAGTGGAAAAGATATTCAAGACAAGTGCATTATGCCCATTATGCAAATGCATAACTCCAAAACATTCATTCATCCAAACTACCAAAGGCAAGGCTTGCCCGGAATGTAAGAAATCCATGTGA
- the ilvD gene encoding dihydroxy-acid dehydratase, translating to MRSDKTKKGLERAPHRSLLKATGVTDSEMKKPFIAVVNSRNELIPGHIHLDKVAEAVKAGIRSAGGVPFEFHTIGICDGIAMGHEGMKYSLPSREAIEDSIELVLQGHQLDGMVMVTACDKITPGHLMAAGSLDIPSIVVTGGPMIPGYVDDEPRDLISVFEGVGECQSEKVSDEKLKLLEDCSCSGAGSCAGMYTANTMACMTEALGLSLPGCGTAHAADAKKIRLAKESGERIVSMVNEGLNPRSIVTMKSFENAIMVDMAIGGSTNTTLHLPAIAHAFGLELTLDVFDRLSRSTPHLISLKPGGENYMLDFERAGGVQAIMSRLQSSLNMDEKTVNGKTVGENLADLVIINPKLNARIMGTMEAPIHKEGGIAVLKGSLAPDGSVVKQAAVDPKMLKHSGPARVFDSEEEAMAAILAKKIVAGDVVVIRYEGPKGGPGMREMLSPTSAIAGMGLIDKVALVTDGRFSGGTRGPCIGHISPEAQEGGPIGLVKEGDIIEIDIPARKLDLKVSEEELAERRKTFVPLEKKVTGYLARYRKFVSSANKGAIIE from the coding sequence ATGAGAAGTGACAAGACAAAGAAAGGACTCGAACGTGCGCCTCATCGTTCTCTTTTGAAGGCAACCGGTGTAACAGATTCTGAAATGAAAAAGCCGTTCATTGCAGTTGTGAACTCCAGGAATGAGCTTATCCCTGGTCACATTCACCTTGACAAGGTTGCAGAGGCTGTGAAGGCTGGCATCAGAAGTGCTGGCGGTGTTCCATTTGAATTCCACACTATCGGTATCTGTGACGGAATTGCCATGGGTCATGAAGGAATGAAATATTCTCTTCCAAGCCGTGAAGCTATCGAGGACTCCATAGAGCTTGTTCTTCAGGGTCACCAGCTTGATGGTATGGTTATGGTAACTGCATGTGACAAAATAACTCCTGGTCATCTCATGGCAGCAGGAAGCCTTGACATCCCTTCAATTGTAGTTACAGGTGGTCCTATGATCCCCGGTTATGTTGATGACGAGCCAAGGGACTTGATCTCTGTATTTGAAGGAGTAGGAGAATGTCAGTCTGAAAAGGTATCCGATGAAAAACTGAAGCTCCTTGAAGACTGCTCATGCAGCGGCGCTGGTTCATGTGCAGGAATGTATACTGCAAACACCATGGCCTGCATGACAGAAGCACTTGGTCTGAGTCTCCCTGGATGTGGCACTGCCCACGCTGCAGATGCAAAGAAGATAAGACTTGCAAAGGAATCAGGAGAACGTATTGTTTCCATGGTCAATGAAGGTCTTAACCCTCGCAGCATAGTCACAATGAAATCATTTGAAAATGCCATAATGGTCGACATGGCGATTGGTGGCAGTACTAACACCACACTTCACCTTCCTGCAATTGCTCATGCTTTCGGACTTGAACTCACTCTTGATGTCTTTGACAGGCTCAGCAGAAGCACTCCTCATCTCATCTCCCTTAAACCAGGAGGAGAGAATTACATGCTTGACTTTGAAAGAGCAGGCGGTGTCCAGGCGATCATGTCAAGACTCCAGTCCAGTCTTAACATGGATGAAAAGACAGTTAATGGTAAGACCGTTGGAGAGAACCTTGCTGACCTTGTCATCATCAATCCTAAACTCAATGCAAGGATCATGGGTACAATGGAGGCTCCGATCCACAAAGAAGGTGGAATTGCCGTACTGAAAGGAAGTCTTGCTCCTGACGGATCAGTTGTCAAACAGGCAGCAGTTGATCCAAAGATGCTAAAGCACAGTGGTCCTGCCAGGGTATTTGACAGCGAGGAAGAGGCAATGGCTGCAATTCTTGCAAAGAAGATAGTTGCAGGGGATGTCGTGGTCATACGCTATGAAGGTCCAAAAGGTGGTCCTGGAATGCGTGAGATGCTTTCTCCAACCTCTGCTATCGCTGGTATGGGTCTTATCGACAAGGTCGCTCTTGTTACAGATGGTCGCTTCTCCGGCGGAACCAGAGGGCCATGTATCGGGCACATCTCTCCTGAAGCACAGGAAGGCGGACCAATTGGTCTTGTGAAGGAAGGCGACATAATCGAGATCGACATTCCTGCAAGAAAGCTTGACCTGAAAGTGTCTGAGGAAGAACTTGCAGAGCGCAGGAAGACTTTTGTTCCACTGGAAAAGAAAGTCACAGGCTATCTTGCAAGATACAGAAAATTCGTCAGTTCTGCAAACAAGGGCGCTATAATTGAATAA